A genomic segment from Bradyrhizobium diazoefficiens USDA 110 encodes:
- a CDS encoding serine hydrolase domain-containing protein, with product MDTWLRSAIDYISSWIEFQQTTIQQPGVIVAFAHRGEVVAEHAFGVANLDTGEKLTPRHRCRIASHSKSFTSAGIMKLREQRKLRLDDSVGQYVGGLHPRVAETTIAQLLSHSAGLTRDGADSGQFIDRRPYLNAEELLAELKLPTAIEPGTRFKYSNHGFGLLGLVIEAVTKEPYTAWIKREIIEPAGLRETEPDAPLPKGAAFARGHTRKVPLGERCVIPGDNPTHAMASATGFAATAADTARFFAQLAPNARKSVLSVASRREMTRHHWRIPQSFEAYYGLGIGAGKLDGWDWLGHGGHFQGYISRTCAIPACELAISIISNSIDGAAPFWMDGAMQILRTFKTRGAPDRRVRDWTGRWWTIWGATDLVPMGDRVLIANPQFNNPFMDAGEIEVTGRDTGRIAAAAGHSSHGEPVRRVRDARGKVSDIWLAGANVKPASVVAREIARQYPPRKRRPTP from the coding sequence ATGGACACGTGGCTGCGATCCGCGATCGACTACATCAGCTCCTGGATCGAATTCCAGCAGACGACAATCCAGCAGCCGGGCGTCATCGTCGCATTCGCCCATCGCGGCGAGGTCGTCGCCGAGCATGCATTTGGCGTTGCCAATCTCGACACCGGCGAAAAGCTCACGCCGCGCCACCGCTGCCGCATCGCCTCGCACTCCAAGAGTTTTACCTCGGCTGGCATCATGAAGCTGCGCGAGCAGCGCAAGCTTCGACTCGACGATTCCGTTGGGCAGTATGTCGGCGGCCTGCATCCGCGCGTCGCCGAGACCACGATCGCGCAACTGCTCTCGCACAGCGCCGGGCTGACGCGCGACGGCGCCGATTCCGGCCAGTTCATCGATCGTCGTCCGTATCTGAACGCGGAGGAGTTGCTCGCGGAGCTGAAGCTACCGACCGCGATCGAGCCCGGCACGCGCTTCAAATATTCCAATCACGGCTTTGGCCTGCTCGGTCTCGTGATCGAAGCGGTGACGAAGGAGCCCTACACCGCCTGGATCAAGCGCGAGATCATCGAACCCGCGGGTTTGCGCGAGACCGAGCCGGACGCGCCGCTCCCCAAAGGTGCGGCGTTCGCACGCGGTCACACGCGAAAAGTGCCGCTGGGCGAGCGCTGCGTGATCCCCGGCGACAATCCCACACACGCGATGGCGTCCGCCACGGGCTTCGCCGCCACCGCCGCCGATACGGCGCGTTTCTTCGCGCAGCTCGCGCCCAACGCAAGAAAGAGCGTGCTGTCGGTCGCCAGCCGCCGCGAGATGACACGACATCATTGGCGTATCCCGCAGAGTTTCGAGGCCTATTACGGCTTGGGCATCGGCGCCGGCAAGCTCGACGGCTGGGACTGGCTCGGCCATGGCGGTCACTTCCAGGGCTATATCTCGCGGACCTGCGCCATTCCCGCCTGCGAGCTCGCGATCAGCATCATCAGCAACTCCATCGACGGCGCTGCGCCGTTCTGGATGGACGGCGCGATGCAGATCCTGCGAACGTTCAAGACCCGCGGCGCACCCGACCGGCGCGTACGCGACTGGACCGGCCGCTGGTGGACGATCTGGGGCGCGACTGACCTCGTGCCGATGGGCGACCGTGTGCTCATCGCCAACCCGCAGTTCAACAATCCGTTCATGGATGCCGGCGAGATCGAGGTGACCGGCCGCGATACCGGCAGGATTGCCGCCGCCGCCGGCCATTCAAGTCATGGCGAGCCGGTGCGCCGCGTCCGCGATGCTCGCGGCAAGGTCAGCGACATCTGGCTCGCCGGCGCCAACGTCAAGCCTGCGAGCGTCGTCGCCCGCGAGATCGCGCGCCAATATCCACCGCGCAAGCGTCGGCCTACTCCCTGA